DNA from Nitrospirota bacterium:
TCTACTTCAGAAAGAAGGTGTTCTTTTCCATCGTTGGAATTGGAACTGCTTTATATTTTGTGCTGAACTTGGTTATCTATTTGCTGTTTGTTATCCGATCGCAACAAGAGAATTCGTTACTGATATTTTCAGCCACCTTTTTGCCCGGCATGTACGCCTCGCTTTCATATTTCATCTATTTAATGAAGGATCGCAAAGCAATAAAGGCAAGTGTATGAGATTGTCATGCTATGTAATTCAATCAAATCGGATGATTTACTAACAAGTCGTTCGAGTCCCGCGCTCTGCGGCGCGGGGCTCAACTCGTCGTTAGACCGACACTGAGGATCGCCGTGAACATTGTCATTAATGGCCTTGGCGTCGCTGGGCCGACTCTTGCATACTGGCTGACGAAATCGGGGCATGACGTTGTCCTCGTCGAAAAAGCACCGTTGCTGCGTGCCGGCGGTTACGTCATCGACTTTTGGGGCATCGGCTACGACATCGCCGAAAAGATGGGTGTCATCGCCGATCTCCGACGCCTCGGCTATCAAGTGCGCGAGGTACGCTTCGTCGATGGTCGCGGTCTCAAGCGGGGCGGATTTCATGTCGATGTCTTCGGTCGCATGACCAACAATCGCTTCACCAGCCTGCCCCGCTCTGATGTCTCGGCGACGATGTATCGTGCCATTGAAGGCAAAGTTGAAACGATCTTCGGCGATTCGGTGGCTGCCATCGAAGAATACAACCACGGAGTTCACGTCGCCTTTGATCACGCGCAGCCGCGGGATGCCGACCTCGTCATCGGCGCTGACGGCCTTCATTCGCGGGTCCGTCAACTTGCGTTCGGACCGGAATCGGATTTCAAAGTCTCGCTCGATTACCATGTCGCGGCCTTTGAGGCGGAGGGCTACCGTCCGCGCGATGAGCTAATCTACCTCAGCCACGGCCTGCCTGGGAGGCAGATCTCACGATTCTCGATGCGTGACGACAAAACGATGTTCCTCTTCGTGTTTCGCGACGAGTACATGCGCGGCGACGATCCACAATCCATTCTCAGAAACGCTTTCGCCGACGCCGGCTGGGAGTGGCCCGGGATCGAAAAAGAGCTCGAATCCGCTAAGGATATCTACTTCGACACGGTCAGCCAGATCCGGATGGACCGATGGACGAAGGGACGGATCGCGCTGGTCGGCGACGCAGCAGCGTGCGTCTCGTTGATGGCCGGCGAAGGGACCGGCCTTGCGATCGCGGAAGCGTACGTCCTCGCCGGCGAGCTTCACGCCTGCGCCGACGATTTTGCTACAGCGTTCGCCCGCTACGAGCAGCGGTTGATGCCGTTCGTGAAGAGGAAGCAGGAATCGGCGGCGAGATTCGCTTCATCATTCGCCCCAAGGACTTCCGTAGGCATCACCTTCCGGAATGCAGTGACAAAGCTGATGGGAGTGCCGTTCA
Protein-coding regions in this window:
- a CDS encoding FAD-binding domain, whose amino-acid sequence is MNIVINGLGVAGPTLAYWLTKSGHDVVLVEKAPLLRAGGYVIDFWGIGYDIAEKMGVIADLRRLGYQVREVRFVDGRGLKRGGFHVDVFGRMTNNRFTSLPRSDVSATMYRAIEGKVETIFGDSVAAIEEYNHGVHVAFDHAQPRDADLVIGADGLHSRVRQLAFGPESDFKVSLDYHVAAFEAEGYRPRDELIYLSHGLPGRQISRFSMRDDKTMFLFVFRDEYMRGDDPQSILRNAFADAGWEWPGIEKELESAKDIYFDTVSQIRMDRWTKGRIALVGDAAACVSLMAGEGTGLAIAEAYVLAGELHACADDFATAFARYEQRLMPFVKRKQESAARFASSFAPRTSVGITFRNAVTKLMGVPFIAEFFVGRGLHDDIELPDYDVTPA